In one window of Episyrphus balteatus chromosome 3, idEpiBalt1.1, whole genome shotgun sequence DNA:
- the LOC129916209 gene encoding uncharacterized protein LOC129916209: MSKFECQCLCDNEECARFHNPPKPPCNCIRQLSKSTKFIERILDCSETIVRVLSICGIHECKAKAAGDVIIFGFLHYQIVADPVCDVLRKKLRKEDLFYDLGRKCRMNRTEAHLAYSIIKKAFKAFYYKQTADNYNPDFVDQDQWMRAAEKTAEVYACSEGLREVERKKLENRIKTAYCSFIKRIEEGLKKDKKFNCTCCFCKECKTLDGKSFKLYANVLPKEDEKVYRFKQRLIEEGQKVTLEEPDPCGHKVLEWQDKMKAQTVKIESLAHEDTPCCGDNNQEKHVEQCQVAEGESCL, translated from the coding sequence atgaGCAAATTTGAATGTCAATGCTTGTGCGACAACGAGGAATGTGCCCGTTTTCATAATCCACCCAAACCACCATGCAATTGCATTCGTCAACTTAGCAAATCAACTAAATTCATCGAAAGAATACTCGATTGTTCTGAAACCATTGTCCGAGTTTTATCAATTTGTGGAATTCATGAATGCAAAGCCAAGGCTGCAGGTGATGTTATAATCTTCGGTTTTCTTCATTATCAAATAGTTGCCGATCCTGTTTGTGATGTCCTAcgaaaaaaattacgaaaagaAGATTTATTCTACGACTTGGGTAGAAAATGTCGAATGAATCGAACTGAAGCACATCTGGCTTATTCAATTATAAAGAAGGCTTTCAAAGCCTTTTATTACAAACAAACTGCTGATAATTACAATCCAGATTTTGTAGACCAAGATCAATGGATGCGTGCTGCTGAAAAGACTGCAGAAGTATATGCTTGTTCGGAAGGTTTAAGAGAAGTTGAACGAAAGAAATTAGAAAATAGAATCAAGACAGCTTATTGTAGCTTCATTAAACGTATTGAAGAAGGTCTTAAGAAAGACAAAAAGTTCAATTGTACTTGTTGCTTTTGTAAGGAATGCAAAACTTTGGATggaaaaagctttaaattatATGCAAATGTTTTACCAAAAGAAGATGAAAAAGTCTACAGATTTAAACAGCGACTTATTGAGGAAGGTCAGAAAGTAACTCTGGAAGAACCTGATCCTTGTGGACACAAAGTTTTAGAGTGGCAAGATAAGATGAAAGCTCAAACTGTAAAAATTGAATCTCTGGCGCATGAGGATACACCCTGTTGCGGAGACAATAATCAGGAAAAACACGTTGAACAATGTCAAGTTGCTGAAGGAGAATCATGTCTTtag